A genomic window from Chitinophaga pollutisoli includes:
- the pdxH gene encoding pyridoxamine 5'-phosphate oxidase, protein MINQKIADLRQDYRRATLNEREVAANPMQQFEHWWQEVLAGEIDEPNAMTLATATANGMPSARIVLLKSFDVQGFMFFTNYESRKGQELAENPRATLLFFWKELERQVRVEGKVVKVAPAVSDEYFNSRPAGSRIGAIASPQSRVIAGREVLEDAVKRLEAQYLQHAPQRPEHWGGYLVVPEKVEFWQGRSSRLHDRLRYTLEAGNWKIERLAP, encoded by the coding sequence ATGATCAATCAGAAGATAGCGGACCTGCGGCAGGATTACCGCCGCGCCACGCTGAACGAGCGGGAAGTAGCTGCAAATCCCATGCAGCAATTTGAACATTGGTGGCAGGAGGTGTTGGCGGGCGAGATCGACGAGCCCAATGCCATGACGTTGGCAACAGCTACGGCCAACGGTATGCCATCCGCGCGGATCGTACTGCTGAAGAGCTTTGACGTACAGGGTTTCATGTTCTTCACGAACTACGAAAGCCGCAAGGGGCAGGAGTTGGCGGAGAATCCCCGGGCCACGTTGCTTTTTTTCTGGAAGGAGCTGGAACGGCAGGTGAGGGTGGAAGGAAAAGTGGTGAAAGTGGCGCCCGCGGTGAGCGACGAATACTTCAATTCACGCCCTGCAGGCAGCCGTATCGGCGCTATCGCGAGCCCGCAAAGCCGGGTGATCGCCGGGCGGGAGGTGCTGGAAGACGCGGTGAAGCGGCTCGAAGCGCAATATCTGCAGCATGCGCCGCAGCGCCCGGAACATTGGGGCGGTTACCTGGTGGTGCCTGAAAAAGTGGAGTTTTGGCAGGGGCGGAGCAGTCGCCTGCACGACAGGCTACGGTATACACTGGAGGCCGGAAACTGGAAAATCGAACGCCTGGCGCCCTGA
- a CDS encoding DUF3298 domain-containing protein gives MHKHLIVPAALLTLAACQQSPKSAGSADSTVAPADDGALTPTWAKRFTGTIADQPITLLLQKNGPATTDLRGWYAYDHHGEPISLRPFYGENRTDDSIIVNEGYTDEDGVIRGIVSPDGHFKGKWINATHNFDFDLKENNDSAVTFSVVAFSDSAKLLPDNARSPVATASAYTIWPTGGAAEPVITFLRQALAPGLKAGETPASLLKNGADSFFASYKSNAASIDSASMNDGPSWQWSAESGSVVAWNKWPYLVIEDWVYDFTGGAHGNGGSLFSVYDLSQSKKLTPADVFKPGYKPTVTAALEKSYRKKYKVPANQSLTDAGLQVKKIEPGDNFFLTSHGVGFSYTPYEIAAYAAGQITLFVPWADIKTVVREEYFR, from the coding sequence ATGCATAAACACCTGATTGTTCCCGCCGCGCTCCTCACCCTGGCCGCCTGCCAGCAAAGCCCGAAATCCGCCGGATCGGCCGACAGTACCGTTGCGCCCGCCGACGACGGGGCGCTCACGCCCACCTGGGCCAAACGTTTCACCGGCACGATCGCAGACCAACCCATAACACTGCTCCTGCAGAAAAACGGTCCGGCCACCACCGACCTTCGTGGCTGGTATGCCTACGATCATCACGGCGAACCGATTTCCCTCCGCCCGTTTTATGGCGAAAACCGGACGGACGACAGCATCATCGTGAATGAAGGCTACACCGACGAGGATGGCGTGATTCGCGGGATCGTGAGCCCCGACGGGCATTTCAAGGGAAAATGGATCAACGCTACGCATAATTTTGATTTCGACCTGAAGGAAAACAACGACAGCGCGGTCACCTTCTCCGTGGTGGCATTCTCCGATTCCGCCAAATTATTGCCCGACAACGCCCGATCTCCCGTCGCCACCGCCTCCGCTTACACGATTTGGCCCACAGGCGGAGCCGCCGAGCCGGTGATCACCTTCCTCCGGCAAGCCCTCGCCCCAGGCCTCAAAGCCGGCGAAACACCGGCCTCCCTCCTCAAAAACGGGGCGGATTCCTTCTTTGCCAGCTACAAAAGCAACGCTGCTTCCATAGACTCCGCCAGCATGAACGACGGCCCCTCCTGGCAATGGAGCGCCGAATCCGGCTCGGTGGTAGCCTGGAACAAATGGCCCTATCTCGTCATCGAAGACTGGGTGTATGATTTCACCGGCGGGGCACACGGGAACGGAGGATCGCTCTTCTCCGTGTACGATCTTTCCCAATCCAAAAAACTTACACCCGCGGACGTCTTCAAACCCGGTTACAAACCCACCGTAACCGCCGCCCTGGAAAAATCCTACCGGAAAAAGTATAAAGTCCCGGCCAATCAATCCCTCACCGACGCCGGCCTGCAAGTGAAGAAAATCGAGCCGGGAGACAACTTCTTCCTCACTTCCCACGGCGTTGGTTTCAGCTACACGCCCTACGAAATCGCCGCCTATGCAGCCGGACAGATCACCCTGTTCGTACCCTGGGCCGACATCAAAACCGTAGTGCGCGAGGAGTACTTCCGGTAG
- a CDS encoding DUF4286 family protein, with protein sequence MIIYNVTTKVTPAIHSHWLQWMKEEHIPEIIGTGFFHDYRMCRLLEQDDSDGPTYTVQYFTDTLENYYTYLQEHAPRLRQLAFDLFGDQFVAFRTVMQVV encoded by the coding sequence ATGATTATATATAACGTCACCACCAAGGTAACGCCCGCCATCCATAGCCACTGGCTCCAGTGGATGAAGGAAGAGCATATCCCCGAAATCATCGGAACCGGTTTTTTTCACGATTACCGCATGTGCCGCCTGCTGGAGCAAGATGATTCCGACGGACCTACCTACACCGTGCAGTACTTTACCGACACTCTAGAAAACTATTACACCTACCTCCAGGAGCACGCGCCACGCCTGCGCCAGCTGGCTTTCGACCTGTTCGGGGACCAGTTTGTAGCCTTCCGCACGGTGATGCAGGTGGTATAA
- the pyrH gene encoding UMP kinase: protein MLPKYKRILLKLSGESLMGDSNYGIDPKVISQYAHDIKSVTDLGVQVAIVIGGGNIYRGMNEAETGIERAQGDYMGMLATVINGMAMQSGLEKVGMYTRLQSAIKMEQIAEPYIRRRAIRHLEKGRVVIFGAGTGNPYFTTDTAASLRAIEIQADVILKGTRVDGIYTADPEKDPSATKYETITFSEVYQKSLNVMDMTAFTLCQENKLPIIVFDMNRPGNLLHVIMGRNVGTLVKG from the coding sequence ATGTTGCCAAAGTACAAACGAATCCTGCTCAAGCTGAGTGGTGAATCTCTGATGGGAGATAGTAATTATGGAATTGACCCGAAGGTAATTTCCCAGTATGCCCACGATATTAAATCGGTTACCGACCTTGGCGTTCAGGTGGCCATCGTGATCGGCGGCGGTAATATTTACCGGGGTATGAATGAAGCGGAAACCGGGATCGAACGTGCGCAGGGCGACTATATGGGTATGCTGGCCACCGTTATTAACGGCATGGCCATGCAGAGCGGCCTGGAGAAGGTGGGCATGTATACCCGCCTGCAATCTGCCATTAAAATGGAGCAAATCGCGGAACCCTACATCCGCCGCCGTGCTATCCGCCACCTTGAAAAAGGGCGTGTCGTGATTTTCGGCGCCGGCACCGGGAACCCGTACTTTACAACGGATACTGCTGCATCGCTCCGGGCAATTGAGATCCAGGCGGATGTGATCCTGAAAGGCACACGGGTAGATGGTATTTATACCGCTGACCCCGAAAAGGATCCGAGTGCAACCAAGTATGAAACGATTACTTTCTCCGAAGTATACCAGAAATCCCTGAATGTTATGGATATGACGGCATTTACCCTCTGCCAGGAGAATAAATTGCCGATCATTGTATTTGACATGAACAGGCCCGGCAACCTTCTCCATGTGATCATGGGCCGAAATGTTGGAACCCTCGTGAAAGGGTAA
- a CDS encoding exodeoxyribonuclease III, translated as MRIVTYNVNGLRSAMTKGFTEWLKSDPADIICLQEVKAHRENVDFQQFEQLGYHDYWHPAQKKGYSGVAILSKFKPDNVQYGNGYMQSDAEGRVIRADYGDITLINAYFPSGTTGEERQTYKYQWLDEFYDYLQRLRQERPNLVVVGDYNIAHTPIDIHNPVANKDSSGFLPQERAWMTKLLSNGFVDSFRNFHPTLADQYSWWSFRANARGNNKGWRIDYITVTEPLRPRLAEGAIWPDVKHSDHCPVYLKLNNA; from the coding sequence ATGAGGATCGTCACTTACAACGTCAACGGCCTGCGCTCCGCTATGACCAAAGGATTCACCGAATGGCTCAAATCAGACCCCGCAGATATCATATGTCTCCAGGAAGTCAAAGCCCACCGCGAAAACGTCGACTTCCAGCAATTTGAACAACTCGGCTACCACGATTACTGGCACCCAGCACAGAAAAAAGGATACAGCGGCGTGGCCATCCTCTCCAAATTCAAACCCGATAATGTCCAATACGGCAACGGATACATGCAGAGCGACGCCGAAGGCAGGGTCATCCGCGCCGATTACGGCGATATCACCCTCATCAACGCCTACTTCCCCTCTGGTACCACCGGCGAAGAAAGACAGACTTATAAATACCAATGGCTCGACGAGTTTTACGACTACCTCCAACGCCTCCGGCAGGAAAGGCCTAACCTCGTAGTTGTTGGCGATTACAACATCGCCCACACGCCCATCGATATCCATAACCCCGTCGCTAATAAAGATTCCTCCGGCTTCCTGCCCCAAGAACGCGCCTGGATGACCAAGCTCCTCAGCAACGGGTTCGTGGACTCGTTCCGCAACTTTCACCCCACGCTGGCCGACCAATACTCCTGGTGGAGCTTCCGGGCCAACGCGCGTGGCAATAACAAAGGTTGGCGCATAGACTACATCACCGTTACCGAGCCCCTCCGCCCGCGGCTCGCTGAAGGCGCCATCTGGCCCGACGTCAAACACAGCGACCACTGCCCCGTATACCTCAAACTCAACAATGCATGA
- a CDS encoding 30S ribosomal protein THX, with translation MGRGDIKTKKGKISNGSFGKSRPAKTKKAAAAKAAAKQA, from the coding sequence ATGGGTAGAGGTGATATCAAAACCAAAAAAGGCAAGATCTCCAACGGATCTTTTGGTAAAAGCCGTCCGGCTAAAACCAAGAAAGCCGCCGCTGCAAAAGCCGCTGCAAAGCAAGCTTAA
- a CDS encoding HAMP domain-containing sensor histidine kinase, with the protein MRYAERARDLSRRIHYAKGLADASVNLGACFTFQNNSAVAHRLYLEALSLYGTLGDSAGICTAFYCIGGYYHYEGNAAQAKEYMESAMGVGSRLLKDSVWSTMLANYYIVFNDDSAKADSARWALHKARDIAIRYHDDRMITYTGLFLAHEKVGENRMDLAMEQLRMLTAHAAAEKMHYLDLYGNAQMVIYTAYLRDPDSIKYRQRMLDAASAGGYRKLMIKPVVDLYEFHKKNDPAEALRYADMLQEIAMHQEKLRSRQEQNYMESFLRDQELNNYRLDRQLREQTESFDRMESRNRATIIFFLLVCVALTALLLYVWYRGKAENRKIRNRVIGVNRLVTEKNQLLHRHDDFKNKLLAILAHDFRLPLSHIINVAELFRQKDLSPAQYEEIANTIAAMAKDTLKLFETVLSWIRSQLSGFDYKPVPYSLAGLWEEVLELYDADIQAKGLQLEVLIPEGLKIRGDKEMLQFVHRNLMHNAIKFSLKASAVSIRATRDKERAVISITNGGSGISEVEIYHIFEYKVPGKYVREGVRGAGLALIICKDFIEKMEGSITVHSDGRSYTTFEYTLMLENDGINTITTN; encoded by the coding sequence ATGCGCTACGCCGAGCGCGCCCGCGACCTCTCACGCCGCATACATTACGCCAAAGGCCTGGCAGACGCCAGCGTGAACCTGGGCGCCTGTTTCACCTTCCAGAACAATTCCGCCGTCGCCCACCGCCTTTATCTGGAAGCCCTCAGCCTCTACGGTACCCTCGGCGACTCAGCCGGCATCTGCACGGCCTTCTATTGCATCGGCGGATACTATCACTACGAAGGCAACGCGGCACAGGCGAAGGAATACATGGAATCGGCCATGGGCGTAGGTAGCAGGCTCCTGAAAGATTCCGTCTGGTCCACCATGCTCGCCAATTATTACATCGTATTCAACGACGATTCCGCCAAAGCCGACTCTGCCCGCTGGGCCCTGCACAAAGCCCGCGATATCGCTATTCGTTATCACGACGACCGCATGATCACCTACACAGGGCTGTTCCTCGCACACGAGAAAGTCGGTGAAAACAGAATGGACCTCGCCATGGAACAACTCCGCATGCTGACAGCCCACGCCGCCGCCGAAAAAATGCACTACCTGGATCTCTACGGAAACGCCCAAATGGTGATCTATACCGCATACCTCAGGGATCCCGACTCCATCAAATACCGGCAACGCATGCTGGATGCCGCTTCCGCCGGCGGGTATAGGAAACTTATGATCAAACCGGTTGTGGACCTGTATGAATTCCACAAGAAAAACGACCCTGCTGAGGCGTTACGCTATGCTGATATGCTCCAGGAAATCGCCATGCACCAGGAAAAACTCCGCTCCCGGCAGGAACAGAATTACATGGAATCCTTCCTGCGCGACCAGGAACTGAACAATTACCGGCTCGACCGCCAGCTGCGCGAGCAAACAGAATCGTTCGACAGGATGGAGAGCCGCAACCGCGCAACCATCATCTTTTTCCTGCTCGTTTGTGTGGCGCTGACGGCTTTGCTGCTCTACGTCTGGTACCGCGGAAAGGCAGAAAACAGGAAGATCCGCAATCGCGTCATCGGCGTTAACCGGCTGGTGACAGAAAAGAACCAGTTGCTGCACCGGCACGATGATTTCAAGAATAAACTGCTGGCCATACTGGCACACGATTTTCGTTTGCCGTTAAGCCATATCATCAATGTCGCGGAGCTTTTCCGGCAAAAGGATTTGTCGCCCGCGCAATACGAGGAAATCGCCAATACGATTGCGGCGATGGCCAAAGACACGCTGAAGCTTTTTGAAACCGTTTTAAGCTGGATACGATCGCAATTGTCGGGCTTCGATTACAAGCCGGTGCCTTATTCGCTTGCGGGTTTGTGGGAGGAGGTGCTGGAGCTGTATGATGCGGATATACAGGCCAAGGGTTTGCAGCTGGAAGTGTTGATCCCGGAAGGTTTGAAGATTAGGGGCGACAAGGAGATGTTGCAGTTCGTGCATCGCAATCTCATGCACAATGCCATCAAGTTTTCACTGAAGGCAAGCGCTGTGAGTATCCGGGCCACCCGGGATAAGGAACGTGCCGTCATTTCCATTACCAATGGCGGTTCCGGGATTTCAGAAGTGGAAATATATCACATATTCGAGTATAAAGTGCCCGGCAAATATGTACGGGAAGGTGTAAGGGGAGCGGGTTTGGCGTTGATAATATGTAAAGATTTCATCGAGAAAATGGAAGGATCCATTACCGTTCACAGCGATGGAAGATCTTATACCACCTTCGAATACACATTGATGTTGGAGAATGATGGTATTAATACCATCACCACAAATTGA
- a CDS encoding HU family DNA-binding protein: MNKGELIERIAKDAEITKTQANDALDAFTKAVTDSLKKGGKVTLVGFGTFSVSKRAARNGRNPQTGQIIKIKAKKVAKFKAGKALSDKI; encoded by the coding sequence ATGAACAAAGGCGAACTGATCGAAAGAATTGCCAAAGATGCCGAAATCACCAAAACCCAGGCTAACGACGCGCTGGACGCATTCACCAAAGCCGTTACCGATAGCCTGAAAAAAGGCGGTAAAGTGACCCTGGTAGGCTTCGGCACTTTCTCCGTTTCCAAGCGTGCAGCTCGTAATGGCAGAAACCCCCAGACCGGCCAGATCATCAAGATCAAAGCTAAAAAAGTAGCTAAATTCAAAGCTGGCAAAGCGCTGTCCGACAAGATCTAA